The stretch of DNA ACGAATGTAAGCACCACCTATGAAACCTACAAGAATGACTGCCGTAATTCAATGAGGAGTCAGATCATCAAGAATTTTGACTTTCCTTTTCAGGACTAGCTCTTTCTTCCAAATTGCTTCTCAACCACTATTATACCGTCATTCTGAAAGAAAAAATCAAAATCGCCTAAGCATAATGAGACATATTACAATAATATTATGTCACAAAGATGTAAATAAGACATAATTAATTTTGTCAACACTGTCAATAAGACATAATAATCTATTATGTAGGATAAATTTTTTAGAAATTCTTAGGTTTCTGTTCAAAACAAAAAAAGTTATTTTCAAAAATCAATGCGACATATTCCATACAAAAACAAGCTGCTTTTAAGTTATCTACTTATTTACAGGTACAACAATCACAGCAATTAATATATAAATCTATATATACATTAGGGAGTAAGATATGAAATTTAAAGTTAAGACATCAGATTTTCAAAAAGCGATCAGTGCTGTTGAAGGAGTTATTACTGTAAGGGAAATAAAGTCCATACTTTCCAATATAAAAGTCGAAGCTGAAGACGGCAGAGTATTCTTATCCGCTACTGATTTAGAAATTTCTATTAAAACTTCTGTAAATGCTGACACACTTGAACCAGGGGTTACTTCTATTCCAGCTAAACAACTTAGCAATACATTTAAAACAATTAATTTTCCAGAAGCATTAATCACTCACAATCCCGATTCAGAGGGAACCATTAGTACCATCATTACTGACTCCGAAAAGAAAAAGGATTTTAAAATGAACATAAATGGAATCGAGGGTGAAGAAATTAAAACAATTTCTAAAGTAGACGATTCGCTTGTAGTAGATTTTCCTTGTTTCACAATTTCCGAAATGATCAAAAAAACGTCATACTCCGTAGCATTGGAAGATACTCGATTTGTATTTAATGGTCTTTATGTAACTTCCAGTGAAGGGAAAATTTCTTTTGTAGGAACCGATGGAAGAAGACTTGCAAAGATTGATAGAGTTATTCCAAATTCCCTTCCTTTCAGCAAAGGTGTTATTATCCCCCACAAAGCTATCAAAGAAATAGTAAAGATGATTGACTCAAATGATTCAGGAAAAATTGGAATCGTAGAAAATCAAATTTACTTGAAGATTGGAAATGTAGAATTACTATGTAAACTCATCGATGGAAATTATCCTGATTACGAAGCAGTTATTCCAAAAGAATCTAAAAATTCCGTGCGAATCAATAAAGACGATTTACAAGTTGCCCTTCGCCAAGCGTTAATAGCCGCAGAAGAACCTTCTAGACAAATTAGAATGACTTTCTCCGAAAATTTACTTCACATCAACTCTTCGACTCCAGGCTCAACGGAGGTTAATGTTAGTATTCCGGTAGACTATAAAGGAGAAGAAACATCGATTGCGTTTAAAGGAGATTACCTTGCTGATGTAATTAAATCAATTGATGATCCAGAGATTATTATGGAATTCTCTTCTTCGAATTCTCCTGCTGTATTTAAAGATCCTTCTGATGCACAGTACATATCTGTCATCATGCCAATGAAGTTGTAAACGACAGGAAAATTTTATAAAATGATCCTCTTTTGTCATTCCCGAAATCCCCTATCGGGAATCTCTTATTCTAAGAGGAGTTTGAATTTACTTGAGATTCCCGATAAAAGAATTCGTGAATAACATCTTGTGAAGCAAACCAATTGTTCTTAACTAAACTAAAACTCCAAAATTTCCGCAGTCATGGGGAAGTTCTATTGAATTTCAAATCCAAACTAGTTTTTTTTATTGGAGAAAATGGTGCTGGCAAAACTAACATCATTGAGGCTATTAATCAGTTTGCGACACTAAAAAGTTTTCGAGATAATTCAGATGAAGAGTTAGTAAATTGGAATTCTAATTTTTATTACATCAAATCTGATTTAGTTTCAGAAGGAATCGATAAAACAATTGAAATAGGTTATAGTAAAGCAGACTCTCAAAAAAGAAAAGTAAAACTTAACAGCGAAGTAATTCAAAAAAAACAAGACATAATCGGAGAATTAAAGGCAGTTGTATTTTCTCCTGTAGATTTAAAAATTATAGACGGCGGTCCTTCAGAGAGAAGGCGTTTTATAGATAGTTTTATATCTACAGTAAATCGGAGTTATTTTGGAAATATTTTAGATTATAATAAAATTCTAAAACACAGAAATACTCTGTTAAAGAAAAAAGATTTTTCCCTTTCTGAACTCGCACCTTGGGACCAAATGCTTGTAAAAAAAGGAAGTGAAATCGCAAAAGAAAGAGCGAGAGTAATCATAAATATAAATGAAATTTACAAAGAAAATTTAGCAAAACTCAGCGGAGAAAAAGATAAGTTCGAAATTATATACCGTCCAAATGTTGTGAATAATGAAGAGTATGCGAATAAACTTTATGAAAGAATTTCGCGAGATACTCATTTAGGTTATACGTCTGTTGGAATTCATCGAGATGATATTTTTGTAGGAGCAAATGGAAAGGATATAATTGAGTTTGGTTCACAAGGACAAAAAAGAAGTACGGTAATTGCACTCAAAACTTCTCAGTTTAAATTTATCCAGAATCAAATTGGAGAAGCTCCTATTTTATTAATCGATGACGTTATACGAGAACTCGACATAAAACGAAGAGAATACTTTGTAAATCTAATTTTAGATTGCGGACAAGCATTTTTTACAACAACAGATTTAGAAGGTATACAAGACTATCTAGGTAATCTCGAAATTCCAAAACAAGTTTTTGTAATTACGGATGGAAATATTAAAGAGTTGGAATAAGTTAAAAAAATGGCAGAGATTAATAAAATACATCTTACCGATTTAGATTCATTGATCCACCAAATAGGATATGATAAAGAATCTCTTTTAAATGCAGTTGTTCTAAATCAAGTAATTCAAAATTGGAAAGAGATTATCGGGCCCGTCTATTTTAATCAAGCGCAACCGTTTAAAGTAGTGAATGACACTTTACTTATTCGTGTTTCTCATTCCGCTTATAAAATGGAAATTGGTTTTATTAAAGATTCCATTTTAAAATCCGCCAATAAAATTTTCCAAAGACCCATTTTAAAAAAAGTAGACATCCAAATTGGAAACCTCCAATACAAACCAGTTCCCCGTGAAACCGTAACGGAAACTTTAGAAGGCAAATCAGAATTAGTCGAAGCCATTCAATTGGAAGAAGATGAATTCATTCGCAATAAACTTTTGAATTTTGTAAAGAAGTTGAAATCGTAAAATAAGAAGACTCTAGACTCTGCTAGATGGAAATAAGATCGGTAGACATAAATTATCTGACCAACTAATTGCAGTTAACCGAGGTAAATCCTGGAATAAATTTCATAATATTCCATTTTCGCGTAACATCAGTTATTTACTATGTCGTCTATTGTCTTGATTTAGGGGAAGTCATGCCAATCTCCTACAAACCTCTTTGCAGCAAATCGTGAATCAATACAATTCCAACTAGGTGGTTTTCCTGATCGGTGATGGGTGCGGTGGAGATGGGACGATTTCTGTCTTCCATAGCGACTAATACATCGTATGCTTTCATTCCGGTTTTGAAAGAGCTTGGGTTTGGGTTCATTATTTCGCGGGCGGTTTTTTCTTTTGTGAGAAGTCCTTGTGTAAGTGCTTTTCGTATATCGAAGTCAGTAATAAATCCAATTAAGTGATTGTCTGGATTTACTACACCAACTGCTCCTAAACGTTTTGTTGTAATTTCATTTAAAATAGTTTCTAAATTAGCTTCTGGTGTTACAACTGCATTATTCTCTCCAGAGCGCATAACGTCTTCTATTTCTAAGCTCAGTCTTTTGCCAAGTCTCCCGGCTGGATGAAAGAGTGCAAAGTCATCGGCTTGGAAGTTTTTTAATTCCATGAGTGCCATAGCAATTGCATCTCCAGCAATCAATGCAATGGTAGTACTTGAAGTAGGAGCGAGTGCGAGGGGACAGGCTTCCTGTAAAATAGGGGTAATGATTGTTACATCACATGCAAGTGCAAGTTTGGATTTTGGATTAGCTGTGATTCCAATTAATTTTGCACCAATTTTTTTGATAGTAGGGATAAGAGCAATTAGCTCATCACTCTCTCCACTTTTCCCAATTGCAATGATTACGTCTCCTTCTCCAATCAGTCCCGCGTCTCCGTGCGCAGAGTCGGTTGGATGTAGAAAAATAGCGGGAGTTCCAGTTGAGCTCATTGTGGAAGAAATTTTCTTAGCTATGTCACCTGATTTTCCGACTCCAGTTACAATTACTTTTCCTTTTGAGTCTAGTATTAGTTTTACAGCATTTTCAAAATTAGGATCTAAAGTGTCTTGGAAATGTTTAATAGCATTTACTTCAATTTCAACGGCTTTTTTTACTTTGTTTAAAATATCGCTCATGACTTACGGTAATTTCCTAGAAAAATTTCTGTCAAGAGTAAAAGGGTTAAAAGTTCAAAAGAAAAAGGATTGCATTGTACTCATAAGTTGAGATTGTACACTCGATAATGTATAAAACTATGAAATATATCCTTCTATTTAGCTTTGTAATATCTTTACAAACATCTATCAATGCTCAATCGAAAGTAATTTTGGGTGAAGAAGAAATTCGCAAATCTCCTTATGCTAAGTTCGAAAATCGTTCCGATAAGTATGCGACTCCAGAAAGAAAAGCCCAAGAAGAAGAAATTGGAAAAGGTCTACATTCTCTTGTAATTGAAACTGATAAACCAATAAATTATAAAGGATTTACCTTACAGAGATTTTATTCCGATGAATCTGGAAAGTTGGGTGGAGACATCCTTATTTTAAATAAAAACTCTAGTTACGGTCACATCAATTCAATCAAACGTATTTTAAATTCTTATATCCGAACTTCCTTTGAATACACGGAAAAAAATGCGGATAAGTTAGTAATGGAAGTTTTGTATTACAATGCACAAAATCGGCAAAAACTTGATCGTATCAAAAAGCGATATACGAAATCTCTAATTGCCGCTCTAAATAAAAATAAAGTTGGTATTGGGAGAAAATTTAGTGATTGGCCAGGAAATACGCAAATTGTTATACCTATCAAATCGCAAGCTGCGTTTAAGACAGATGAAACTGTAGAAAAAAATTCCGACGATGAAAAAGTTCCTTCTAGAGCGGAAAAAAATCCTGAATATGAAAAGGAAAAAATAAAAGTCACTAAAGAAAAAATTCCTAGTAATGATATGTCGAAAGAGAACATTACTGATACTAGCAAATCTACAACCGATAAAAAATCCGTTGAATCAGATGAACCAATTGTAAAAGAAGAAAAAAAAATAATCGAAGATCGTAAAGAGGAATCTAAGAAAGATCTTACTCTGATTACTGAATCAGAAGTAAAACGTCCTGAAAAAAACAAATCTACAGCCAGCACTTCCGATTCAAATCCAGTAACTAATTCTGATAAACCGGAAGATAAAAAAGATTCTAAAGAATCCAAAACAACGAAAGACGAAAGTAAAACTGCAAAGGACGTAAAACCAGATACAACTAAAGATGAATCCAAAAAAACATCCGACCAAACTCCGCCAGCTAAAACAACGAAAGACGAAAGTAAAACTGCAAAGGATGTAAAACCAGATACAACTAAAGATGAATCCAAAAAAACATCAGACCAAACTCCGCCAGCCAAAACAACGAAAGATGAAAGTAAAACTGCAAAGGATGTAAAACCAGATACAACTAAAGATGAATCCAAAAAAACATCAGACCAAACTCCGCCAGCCAAAACAACGAAAGACGAAAGTAAAACTGCAAAGGATGTAAAACCAAATACAACTAAAGATGAATCTAAAAAAACATCAGACGGAAAAGAGACTTCCAAAAAAGAAGATAAACTAGTTGAAGTTTTAGAAAAAAAATCAAATCCGTCCGATTCTCCGAAAGAAACTAAGGCTGAAGAAAAAATAGTTTCTGTTAAAGAAGTAAAAAAAGAAGACCCAAAGAAAGACCTTCCAAAATCGGTAGCTTTAAACGACACAAAAACGGTTAATGCTGATAAGCCGGTAGTCAAAGAAGTAAAAACTTCCGAGTCTCCTAAAAAAGTAGAAGAACCAAAAAAAGAAACAACACCAACTCCACCTGCAAAAGTAGTAGTGGAAAAAGTACCGACTACTAAAACTGAAATTAAAAAAATGCATAAAGAATTAGTAGAGCTGAAAGCTAAAGAAAAAGACAAAGTAGAAAACAGTGATAATGTTGTCGGAGAAAAAATTGTTTTCTTGAAAGTAAAAGAATTTTTAGCAGAAGGTCATTATACTTCTGAAATGTGGGCTGTAGATACTGAGAATGATGACGAATTGTTTCAAAGTCCTTTTAAAAAAGTCTGCGGTAAAGAATTTAAAGAATTAGAAACAGGTGTTGTTGTAATGAGTTTTAAAGACAACGATATGCTTAAAACGGATACTCATCATTTGGCTCTCTTAGATAAGGATAGTTTGAAATTAGTAAAACAAACCCAAGAAGTTATCTTTTGGAGATCGTTTGTTAAAGAACAAAGTGGAAAAATCTATGCTGTCGAACATAAAGATGGGAAATACTACCTTGCTCAATTTAAAAACGACTTAACTTTTGAAATGAGAAGTAGTGATCCAATTAATCCTGATTGTGAAATTGCATTTAAGAAAAATAAAATATATTTAACAAAACGTGCAGGTGCAGAAAACGCTGAAGTTTCGATTCGAGTATTAAATAGAGATAATTTAAAATTACGAGACATCAAAGTGATGAAATAGAATCGTGAAATTTGATATTAAGTTTTATTTTAATAGCATACTTAAAAAAATTCAGGAGGAAGTCCGGAATGTAAAATCCTTTTTTGTTCGTTCGAAAGATCGAATCCTAAAAAAAAGAAAGGATTTTCTTACTGTGATGGTCATTCCACATAACGAAAAACCTAGTTATAAAATAAGTATTACTTATAAGGCAATTACTCTTCTATTTCTAGCAGTTAGTTTGGTGTTAGCCACATCTGCCGTTATAGTTTTAGGTTATAGCGGTAGAGTGCACGAGATGGAAGAGTTAGAAATTTCTAGTAATGATTTTCAAAAACAATCTTTAAAACTTAAGTCTGAAATGAATTTGCTTCACGATATGAGTAATTATTACTTCCAAAAAATTTCAAGATTATATATTAAGTTAGGCGGAGATCCTTCTCGCATAGCAAATAGCGACAAATCAAAATTACCCTTAGGTGTTTTTGATTCAAAAACAGACATTATTTCTGAGACTTATACTTTAAAGTCAGATATTTATAATTTACAAAAGTCTGCGGAATTAACTAAAGAAATTATTAAAACAATTAAACAAAGAAAATCTATTATTAAAAATACTCCCTCGCTTTGGCCTACTCGTGGTTATATTCTATACCCGTTTGGAAAGTATTTTTCTTCTATAACAGGACGAGAAGTGATTAACAATGGTATTGATATTGGAACATTTCCTGGAACTGAAGTTGTCGCAACAGCCCCGGGAGAGGTTTATGAAACTGGATATACAGAATCAACAGGTTATTATTTAAAAATAGTCCACAAATATGGCTGGAGAACAATCTATTCTAATTTAGAAAGGTTACAAGTGAAGAAAGGGGAGTTAGTTTCTAAAGGGGACATTCTCGGATATGTTGGAAAAACTTCTGGTAGTTCTATATTCCACTTGCATTATGAAGTGCATGTTGGTACGAATCCTTTAAACCCTTATTCTTTTTTAAATCAGGTGCAAAATTAATGAACGAAGAACAAGAAGAATTTTCAGTCAATAGTATAATCGGAGAAGGTTCCGAATTTTACGGTGAGTTTAAACTTTCCGGCTTAATTCGAATTGATGGAAAATTCAAAGGACTAATTCAAACCGATGGAAAAGTAATCATCGGCAAAACAGGAGTAGTCGATACCGATATAAGAGCCAGAGTTGTGGTTGCGGGCGGGGAGATTCGCGGAAATATATATTCCTCCGAACGAGTTGTATTGCTTGCTACTTGCAGATTGTATGGTGATGTAATTACTCCAAAATTATTAATCGAAGAAGGAGCACTCTTCGAAGGTAAATGTACGGTTAACCCTTAATGCAATTTTCTATAAACCCAAACAAATCCAATCCAACTACGGACAAAAATTCCAAGGGCATAAAGTCGGATGGATCTTCGAAAATTAAGGATAAGGAAAATTCATTTCTTTCCATCCTTGAATCTATAGCGCCGTCTGATAAAGAACAAACACGCGAAATCAACGAACTCTGGCAACGTCTCCCCGATATGGAAAAACGTTTTTTAGCAGCCCCTAGTCAGGATAATTTAAACGAGTATAAAAAGTTAGTAAAAGATATCACTAATACAATTCTAAAGAATAACACCCAATTGACCCAAGCCAGACAACGCGGTCGCAATGACAAAAAAATTCTTATGACTGTAAAAGTTTTGGATGAGAATATCCAAATCCTAGCGTCTACTATGCTTAGTCCTCATAATTCAGCCTTTTCTTTATTGAAGCAAATAGAGCGTATCCGCGGTTTGTTAATGGACTTAAAAGAGTAATTTCTCCGTAAAGCATATTTACTATTCACCTCCGCTTTTAATAAGACTACAAATAAATTCTATGTTAGAATTCGTACTCAATGCTGCCATTACACAAGGAATATTGCTAAGTTTATATTTCTTTACAAATCGAAATAAATATTTAGGTGCAATTTACCAATCTATTTTACTATTTCTTATTTCGTTGGGAATTTGGGTTGGAAGTTTGTATCATAATCATGGGATACTGGATTATCCATACTTGGCTCGTGTAGGGTTTATTACTCTTAGCCTCACAGGAGGCATCATATTTATTTCAACTAGAACTATATTAGAAAAATCGAATCGGCTCAAATTAAAGGATGGTTACTTTTTTATTGTTCCGGCTTTTATAATTCTTTATCTAATCCCATTTTATTTCTCCAGCTATGAAAATAAATTAAATTATCTAAAAGAAGATTTAATAGAATTACATACCGATTGTTATATAATTTCCATTTTCGCAACGATTAATAATTTTATAGGCGTTGTATTTTCGATCCGCCTAATAAGGGATCTTGAAAGTAAAAGAAGAGCAAAGACAGATTATTATTATCCCGCCTTAGTTTTCATTACCATTCCATTTATTTTCTCTCTCCTTGATAAAAATATTTTAAACTCTGGCTTCTTCGGTTTTTTTGTTTCCATTTTAGTTATTATTCGATCCTATTTAATGATTTATCAATTGAATTCAAATGATAATCCGGCTTTCTTTTTTACTATAAAAGAAGAAAAATATGGAAAAGCAAAGATTAAAGAACAAACTTTGGCGGAACTTGGGGAAAAGATTAAAGAATATTTAGAAAAAGAGAAACCATACCTTGAGTCTGAATTTAATTTAAAAAATATAAGTGATTTTCTTTGCATTCCCCCCACTGCCATTTCTCAAATTTTTAGCGAATATTTCAAAAAATCTTTTTATCAGATGGTAAATGAATATAGAATTCGCGAAGTTATTCTTGCTTTGAATGATAAAACAAGAAGAAATGAGAATATTCTTCAAATAGCATTTTCTTCTGGATTTAATGCAAAGTCTACGTTCAATGAATCCTTCAAAAAATTTACAGGAAAAACTCCCAGCGAATATAAAAAAGTCCAATCTAATTAGCTCGGTCGACAATATTCTAAGAGTCGCATATACTTTGGAAAATTTGAGAGGTATTATTTATGAATTATCGAAAGCTAAGTGGGATATTTTTTATTCTCTTTATTGTTTCTGTTCAAATTCCCTTTGGAATATTAGGGGCAACTTTTAATTACCCTGATATTCTTAGAGAATCGCCCGGCAAGGTATTAATAGAATTTCAAAAGGGTGGAAATCAATTAATACTGACTTGGTATCTTTATGCTATTTCTATTCTAATGTTTGGGGTAAGCATTTTACTTTTTGATAAAGCAGAAAATGCGGATTCTAAAATAGGTTCAATTACAAGAATTGGATTTATTTCCGCCTTAGTTCAATTGATTGCGCTTCTTCGATGGACTTTTTTGGTACCAGAACTAAGTGAAAGTTACAGTAAGGCAAACTCTCCAGAAGCAAAAGAGGTTTTAGAATTTATTTTTTCGATTCAAAATACATATCTCGGAGTCGGACTCGGAGAGCACCTCGGTCAAATTACGATGGTAATTTGGACTTTCTTAATGATACAGTTTTTAACAACGAATAAGTTTTTAAATATCCTAGGATTACTTTCAATTCTTTTACTCGGAATTGGACTTGTAGAGCATTTAAGTGTAGTTTTTAAATTTACAGTGGCTTACATCGGTTTACCTACGCCGATTGGATTTATAATTTGGTCGGTTTGGATGCTCGGAATAGGAATTCACTTAATAAGAACAAAGGCGGCGTAAAATAATGAAGAATCAAATATCCAGAAAAAAATTTCTACTTCAAACGGGAGCAGTCTTAACCGTTCCTATGTTCTTGAAATATTGCGCTTCAACTGAATATTCTAGATTATCAGGAAGGTCGGGAAACGATCCACTTGAAAATGCAAATTTAGAGAATTATCAAGAACCAATTTTAAAAGCGATTAACACTGGTATAACCGCTCCAAATGCTCATAATACGCAGGCTTGGAAATTTAAAATTTTGAATCCGATGGAAATGATATTATATGTCGATGAAAAACGAATTCTTCCAGAAACAGATCCACCCACAAGGCAAATACATATTAGCCAAGGAACTTTTTTGGAGCTGTTAAAAATTGGGGCTAAACAAATTGGGTATGACACCGAAATAAAACTTCTTCCAGAAGGAGACTATAAAATAGAGGAGACAGGAAAAAAATCTGTCGCACAAGTGAAATTATCCCCAAGTAAAACCAGTGGGCATATTCTTTATGAAGCGATAAAACTGAGAGCTACTAATCGTTCTACTTATATGGGGAGTTTAATTACAGAAGAAGAAGTGTTCAAACTGAAAGAATTAGCTGCCGTAGAACATGCAGAATTAAATTTCATTTTAAGTGAGTCGAAAATGAAATTGTATAGGGAAATTTTTTATAATGCTACGAAATTAGAAACTACTACCTATGTTAAAAATGATGAAAGTAGAATCTGGTTTCGTTTCAGTGATAAAGAAATTCAAACCAAACGAGATGGAATTTCGCTTCCCGGAAATGCTGTATCAGGACTTTCCCGCTTTATGGCAGAGAAATTTTTTTTAGGACCGGAGAATTTTCACGATAAAGGAGGCATTGATTTATATCTAGATAGATCCAAAGAGCGATTGGAATCTATGAAGGGAATTGCTTTCTTAAAAACCAAGACAAATACAAAGAAAGATTGGATACTCACCGGAATGGATTATGCGAGGTTTCATCTAGCAGTTACAAAACTTGGTTTAAAACTACATCCGTTTAGCGAATCCCTCCAGGAATATCCTGAAATGGAAAACATTAGAAAACAAATGGAAGAACTAAACGGAGTAAAAGGAAGTGAAAAAGTACAAATGATCGTTAGACTTGGTCGTAGCGACTACCAGTTCTTTGCCCCTAGAAGAAATGTAAAGGATATGATGATTTAATAAGCATCTACCGTTTTGAAAGTAGAAATTTCTCCGAGTCTGCGACGAGACAACTTCTGAGTAGACGCTAAACCTTCTAGAATAAATTCTACGCCCGTTACGAATAAGTGATCTTCTCCATCCATTCCCTTTTCGTGAAGCAAATCCCATAGAGCAGGAACTGATTTCAATAAGGCGCGATAACTTGCAGTTGGCATTAGATCGGATATTTCTAATTTACCCATAGCGTAGATTTGTTTGGCGATGTCATTAAAGTTCGTTGCATATTTTTTAGGAGGAAAGTATTCTTCAAAGATCACTCGTGTTGCTTGATCTAGTAATTTGATTACAACTTGGTATTCACTAACTGCTTCGTCACGGTAAGGGTCTAATTCTATTTTGCCCGAGCAGGATGCAAATATATTTCCAAGATCGGTTAATCGTACATATCCTTTCGAATCCCCAAAATTTAACGCACGTTTTCTGGCTGAACTAATGGCTACTTCATAGTTTGCGATGGAAAGTCTTGCGCTTACTCCTGATTTTTGATTTACCAAATGTGAACTTCTGGCCTGGATTGTAAATTCTTCAATTATTTCTTCGATATAGGGAGGAATAATAATTTCTGGAGTTTTCAAAGGAAGATTTGTTTCTTGTCTGGTGATTTCTAGTCCTATTTGTCTGGTTTTGGGATAATGAGTGCGAATTTCAGATCCAATTCTATCCTTTAATTGGGATATTATTTTTCCACTTCTTGAGTAGTCTTCTGGATTTGCAGTGAAACATACCATTACATCGAGTGGGAAACGGATTGGAATTCCGCGAATTTGAATATCAGCTTCTTCTAATATATTAAAAAGAGAAACCTGAACAAGATAATCCAAATCAGGCATTTCATTAACTGCAAATATTCCGCGATTCATACGAGGAAGTAAACCAAAGTGTATTGCACCTTCAGAG from Leptospiraceae bacterium encodes:
- a CDS encoding polymer-forming cytoskeletal protein, with amino-acid sequence MNEEQEEFSVNSIIGEGSEFYGEFKLSGLIRIDGKFKGLIQTDGKVIIGKTGVVDTDIRARVVVAGGEIRGNIYSSERVVLLATCRLYGDVITPKLLIEEGALFEGKCTVNP
- the recF gene encoding DNA replication/repair protein RecF; translation: MFLTKLKLQNFRSHGEVLLNFKSKLVFFIGENGAGKTNIIEAINQFATLKSFRDNSDEELVNWNSNFYYIKSDLVSEGIDKTIEIGYSKADSQKRKVKLNSEVIQKKQDIIGELKAVVFSPVDLKIIDGGPSERRRFIDSFISTVNRSYFGNILDYNKILKHRNTLLKKKDFSLSELAPWDQMLVKKGSEIAKERARVIININEIYKENLAKLSGEKDKFEIIYRPNVVNNEEYANKLYERISRDTHLGYTSVGIHRDDIFVGANGKDIIEFGSQGQKRSTVIALKTSQFKFIQNQIGEAPILLIDDVIRELDIKRREYFVNLILDCGQAFFTTTDLEGIQDYLGNLEIPKQVFVITDGNIKELE
- the dnaN gene encoding DNA polymerase III subunit beta; amino-acid sequence: MKFKVKTSDFQKAISAVEGVITVREIKSILSNIKVEAEDGRVFLSATDLEISIKTSVNADTLEPGVTSIPAKQLSNTFKTINFPEALITHNPDSEGTISTIITDSEKKKDFKMNINGIEGEEIKTISKVDDSLVVDFPCFTISEMIKKTSYSVALEDTRFVFNGLYVTSSEGKISFVGTDGRRLAKIDRVIPNSLPFSKGVIIPHKAIKEIVKMIDSNDSGKIGIVENQIYLKIGNVELLCKLIDGNYPDYEAVIPKESKNSVRINKDDLQVALRQALIAAEEPSRQIRMTFSENLLHINSSTPGSTEVNVSIPVDYKGEETSIAFKGDYLADVIKSIDDPEIIMEFSSSNSPAVFKDPSDAQYISVIMPMKL
- a CDS encoding AraC family transcriptional regulator codes for the protein MLEFVLNAAITQGILLSLYFFTNRNKYLGAIYQSILLFLISLGIWVGSLYHNHGILDYPYLARVGFITLSLTGGIIFISTRTILEKSNRLKLKDGYFFIVPAFIILYLIPFYFSSYENKLNYLKEDLIELHTDCYIISIFATINNFIGVVFSIRLIRDLESKRRAKTDYYYPALVFITIPFIFSLLDKNILNSGFFGFFVSILVIIRSYLMIYQLNSNDNPAFFFTIKEEKYGKAKIKEQTLAELGEKIKEYLEKEKPYLESEFNLKNISDFLCIPPTAISQIFSEYFKKSFYQMVNEYRIREVILALNDKTRRNENILQIAFSSGFNAKSTFNESFKKFTGKTPSEYKKVQSN
- a CDS encoding KpsF/GutQ family sugar-phosphate isomerase, with protein sequence MSDILNKVKKAVEIEVNAIKHFQDTLDPNFENAVKLILDSKGKVIVTGVGKSGDIAKKISSTMSSTGTPAIFLHPTDSAHGDAGLIGEGDVIIAIGKSGESDELIALIPTIKKIGAKLIGITANPKSKLALACDVTIITPILQEACPLALAPTSSTTIALIAGDAIAMALMELKNFQADDFALFHPAGRLGKRLSLEIEDVMRSGENNAVVTPEANLETILNEITTKRLGAVGVVNPDNHLIGFITDFDIRKALTQGLLTKEKTAREIMNPNPSSFKTGMKAYDVLVAMEDRNRPISTAPITDQENHLVGIVLIHDLLQRGL
- a CDS encoding DUF4386 domain-containing protein, whose amino-acid sequence is MNYRKLSGIFFILFIVSVQIPFGILGATFNYPDILRESPGKVLIEFQKGGNQLILTWYLYAISILMFGVSILLFDKAENADSKIGSITRIGFISALVQLIALLRWTFLVPELSESYSKANSPEAKEVLEFIFSIQNTYLGVGLGEHLGQITMVIWTFLMIQFLTTNKFLNILGLLSILLLGIGLVEHLSVVFKFTVAYIGLPTPIGFIIWSVWMLGIGIHLIRTKAA
- a CDS encoding DUF721 domain-containing protein; this translates as MAEINKIHLTDLDSLIHQIGYDKESLLNAVVLNQVIQNWKEIIGPVYFNQAQPFKVVNDTLLIRVSHSAYKMEIGFIKDSILKSANKIFQRPILKKVDIQIGNLQYKPVPRETVTETLEGKSELVEAIQLEEDEFIRNKLLNFVKKLKS
- a CDS encoding DUF327 family protein produces the protein MQFSINPNKSNPTTDKNSKGIKSDGSSKIKDKENSFLSILESIAPSDKEQTREINELWQRLPDMEKRFLAAPSQDNLNEYKKLVKDITNTILKNNTQLTQARQRGRNDKKILMTVKVLDENIQILASTMLSPHNSAFSLLKQIERIRGLLMDLKE
- a CDS encoding magnesium chelatase is translated as MNKITTFGELKKSKYTERNIKVEMAENLSTKLLKKEVIFPKIHGYEETVIPQLVNAILSGHNIVMLGEKGQAKSRIMRALINLLDEEIPIIKGTEIPESPFIPITAKGKKILSEQGDNTELTWLTREERYGERLAPGARIGDIIGDLDPSRIVNGEPLSSEGAIHFGLLPRMNRGIFAVNEMPDLDYLVQVSLFNILEEADIQIRGIPIRFPLDVMVCFTANPEDYSRSGKIISQLKDRIGSEIRTHYPKTRQIGLEITRQETNLPLKTPEIIIPPYIEEIIEEFTIQARSSHLVNQKSGVSARLSIANYEVAISSARKRALNFGDSKGYVRLTDLGNIFASCSGKIELDPYRDEAVSEYQVVIKLLDQATRVIFEEYFPPKKYATNFNDIAKQIYAMGKLEISDLMPTASYRALLKSVPALWDLLHEKGMDGEDHLFVTGVEFILEGLASTQKLSRRRLGEISTFKTVDAY
- a CDS encoding M23 family metallopeptidase, with protein sequence MVIPHNEKPSYKISITYKAITLLFLAVSLVLATSAVIVLGYSGRVHEMEELEISSNDFQKQSLKLKSEMNLLHDMSNYYFQKISRLYIKLGGDPSRIANSDKSKLPLGVFDSKTDIISETYTLKSDIYNLQKSAELTKEIIKTIKQRKSIIKNTPSLWPTRGYILYPFGKYFSSITGREVINNGIDIGTFPGTEVVATAPGEVYETGYTESTGYYLKIVHKYGWRTIYSNLERLQVKKGELVSKGDILGYVGKTSGSSIFHLHYEVHVGTNPLNPYSFLNQVQN